The Vitis vinifera cultivar Pinot Noir 40024 chromosome 18, ASM3070453v1 region TCTACTTCCTTGAAACTAGTAGTGGCAATGTTGATCGACGATCTCTTTCCCATCTTTTAGTAGcatctttatttaataaagaCCAAATTTGACTTCATCATTAGGgcatccatttttttctttattgaagaaaatgtttcttttattatttacacATTTGGATGTTAACCCCCTTTATTGTATGACTTGTGAATTGATCAAACACCATTGTGTGTCCTTTCCTTTAAGTAATAAACAGTCTTGTACCCCTTTTGCCTtaattcatattaatatttggTGACCATCTTGGTTTGTGTTCTTTATTAATGATTGTTCTAGAGTGACttagtttttccttttaaaaactaaatttgatATAAGCAGTGTGTTTcctatttttcacaaaatgtTAGCAATGAATTTTGGGTtcaaattaaaactattaagTTTGATAATGAGAGATAATACTTTGGTCAAATTCTCCAATCCTCTTGCACAAAATACCCTACAATAAAATGACattatgaatgaaaaaatcaaCACTTGTTAGAAGTGCCTCGAGCCTTattgtttaagaaaaatattcctAAGTCATACTGGGAAGAGGCAGTTTTGACTATTGCCCACTTAAAAAATCAACTTCTCTTTGGGTCTTGGATTATAAAAGTTGAGGCCCTGTTTAATAACTatcttcaaaaataattttgaaaaatagtttttaagaatggtttttgaaaattgttctctaatgttttatagaacaatGTTTGTTTAGGAACCTGGAATggttttaacttattttctatattttcaaatatattttaaaaataatttttatacatagtactttatttttaatcattttctatatttatataattatttttaaaataacctttaaaaaaacaagtgaaaataactaaatgATGTTATTTAAAAGCACCACATATTATacttttaagaacaaaaaattgttttctattttatggtcaccaaacatgtttttctagtttttattttagagaacaaaaaaatcttttcaaaaacagATACCAAATAGACCCCTAATGGttgttttctcttaatttttcctcaaatttcatGGATTTTGCAAACTACCTCCTAAAGTACTGTTTGGTCATGGATCCTTTGTTCATATCCCTACTTGATACAATAACAAACTTGATTAATGTGCTCATAATTGTGCTTTTGTAAGGTattcatcaataaataaataaaaaaaagagtaaaaatgtTATCACTTAGCCACAAGAAAATTTTCACTTCTATGGATGTTACATTTGTAGAACAAGAGTCTTTTTTTCCTAGTCCTTATAGTAGGGATTCCTGGATCTCTCTGTTCTCTATCCCAAGCTCAAGTTATGCGCATTAAATTCCCTAAGGCTTCTAGATCCTATTCAACagaagcaaaaaaatatttttttaacaaatctaaaaaaaaactttataaaaactttacctttgatttggatatTCTCATATCAAATCTATTCGgaaaatcaaatacaaaataatcagAAGTTTCATAAACCCATGATCTTCCATTAAATTACTCAAACTTGAACTTTGGCACTCGAAACAATGGGATGTTTGGGAAGGTGGAGGCTAAAGCTCTTTTTACTGTTTGATGGTGGAAGACGATTAATTAGAAATTCTGACCCTTAAGGgagtatttataaggttccctaTTGAGCTTAAGTAATTTAAACCCacatgggcttaagtcacttaatttaATGCAAAAGGGtcataattgattgattaattaacccaacagtgttatctaattaatcaattaaccgaATCCAAATATAATGTTCATTAACCACCATGTGACCTTctgtaattatcaaaatgccccTATACAcataagtgaacctagagtttatccaaccctcataaactatgtTGTTAAGGGATATGAGTTCAAATGAGATCACTAAGACCCATATGAGTATTAACTccatcaaaatctaattttgaagttgattcaaatCCCACCATAGAGAATTAACTGCACTCTAATATTGTACAAAAATAACAACGAAAGGAAACTTGAGTCCATGAcatactatccactacatgcaaacttcatatgaattggtgtttgtaatctaataaggtagtatTATCATTTATCTTGATTACCTTTCCAATTCTTAAGTTATAGATCCTATCTATTTTGTGATCAATTGACGTATTCTAACTCTATGAATCATATGTCAATTTTCACTAAGTGAAATGAAATGGTCATAACCTTATAGATcatatgtcctttggatcacccaaagggATGCAATATTCTCTCAAAACCATGAcatatcatggtacctctattgaaaatatatgttgccaccaacctccatcaacattgacctaatccatagggatatatgtgtagaccctccattttgtccctttgCCACATGCCCTGATTAAGTATTCTTTCAATACTCCACAATAGCTCCTtgtggcccattgctactcatatATCTTACCTCTTTAAGCCACTTTGGATATTAGGTGTACTTTTATGACAATATGCTTAGTTTTACTTAGTCTGCTTAGGCTTATCCCAACATCCTTAAGATTTTGCATGGTTTACATTGTTTGCATGGCTTACATGGGCTACGTAGCTTGcatgttttctttataaatacatgttgtatacttatatctagttatttatttgtttatttttgtatttactttttaaattattttattttatttatttgtttatttattaaaaaaaatgattcttgaagaaaagaaatatatatatatatattttttttttttgtgaaatgaAATCTATTAGAGACACTAATGACATGACTGATTGATCAGAGGCATCACAACATACATCATGTCAAACATCAAGCCTATGCACGTGCATGCAACCTTACCATGCATGGCTCCCTTTGATGCATCATTTTAAGTGCATTGGATCAGCTTCTCTCCAACTTTCCAAGCCCCACCAGAAGCTGTTAAATTGCAGGGGCAGCCCAATGGGAGGAAAGTGCTGCATGGAAAATTGAAGGAGCAATGAAAAgcacattataaaaataaaagccatGCTGGGGACTTCAAGAAGATTTAAAGAGCTTTGGAAGAAAATGATGCATGGGGAAAAAGGAATGGGTTGTGGTTTCCCAATGGATAGAGAAAAGCCTTCAGGAGGAAGGATTCTGAAGAGGCTTCTGATTTttaagagagaaagagggaaagagagaagaaagaaaggctTGGGACATGGTCTCtagaacagaaaaaaaaaaagaaaaaaaaagtcttttgaTCTTTGGGGAAAAAGGAATGGGTTGtgctttttattttgagtagggaagagaggaagaatgaaaaggtaaaaaaagagaaaagaagaaaccAGAAGATTTTTTTCAGGAAGGATGGCCACTGGAAGTCATCACCTGTCTATTTCTGGAGGAATTCATCAGCAGTGCACCTTTTCTCGGATCAACCCGATGTCTCACCATTAGAGCATGAGTTGCATTGCTTTGGTCGGAGTTCTCTGCATTTTAGAATCAATATTCAGCATGCGTCATCAGTAATCATCAATTAGTGGCTTCTTATAAGGTAATTTTGTGGCCGAAAATTCTCTTAAATTCATGAGAGTAGTGGCTGGATATATGTGTGCATGGCTGAACACAGGTATGTTAACTGCAAACATTTAAACATTTAGATCAAATTGAAAGGGCTTGGTTGTCAATTGAAAAGATGAGATGGATTGAAAAGACATCACCTTTTactaaatggattttttttttttattgaataaatgaatcaaaatgaatatttttattgatgtttaattgaaaattttagacaAGTGTCGGGATGAACTCAAAAGGCATCACCTTTTATTGAAGGATTTTCTTTATTGGATAAATTAACCAcaagaataaatataataaattaatcagAATGAATAACTTTTTATTGATATGTATTTGGATGAACCCAAAAGGCCttactttttattgaaattttttttattgaataaattaacTAGAAGAATAAACATATTCACtattttcaaagaattaaaaagtcttttgtggtttttttatttaataaattaatcataatgaaaatatatatgacttattttcaaagaattagaaagccttttaaaatatcaatattcctctttttaagaaattataatgaaaattaaattttaactttttttttatcaagaaattttatttggcaataaatatatcattttttatcaataaaatttgaaaatataatttaacctTTACTTTTATTCACATAAAGGATAATATTATctacataatttttattaaataaattaatatgtaaACTATGTTATTATCATgtttttagattaattttttttttttaggaaatggAGAAACATTacctaaatctatttttttattgaatgaatTAATGGATAAAGCGAATATTAATAGgataacaagaaaataaaagttaagtGGGTAAGTGGATATCAAActaattttagaagaaaaaaaagtctaaaaatataaaaatagattagttataaaatattattattattttaaaataaattatgataatttcttgttataaaatattattatttttaaaaaataaattattataaatttctaaaagagaaatattatttgaattaattaaataaaataataatagaatgaGAGAAACATATAACtgagatgataagaaaaaaaaattgacaaatacTTTATTATAGATAGTATAGAATAGAAAAGGGCGATTTATTGTTTTATGCTTTGGCAATCAAAATTACAGTAGAGTTTTCTCtaactacaagaaaaaaaatcggatgaaaaaccctaaaccctaaactcaTCCCCTCAAACTTTccattagaaaaattaaaccCTGTCAAACCCTAGGAAACTGAACTTTCTTcagaaactttttttaatataatcaaTTCACCCAAAAATCTAAATCATAGATTAAAGACCCCAAAAGACCGCATACACTCTCAAATATTCAATCTTTCATCGTGAAAGTTGAAAAAAGCTGCATGCAAAAACCAGAATCGAATATGAAGCCATCATTTGAAAGCCCATCCACTCTTCTTCTTAAagtcttcctcttcctctttgCTAAAATCATTCTCAATGTTAAAAATCTCACGGATCTTCTCCGGTGTCTGTCCTTTGAACAAGGATGCAATCTTGTCACAAATTAGATCGATCAAAGGTGGAATATTAAGATAGTCAGCTGCCATGATTAAATCATAAAGCATCCGTACTTCCACGTCCACAAAATCTTTATCCCACTCACTGTAGTCAAAATCGGTGTTGAGATCAATCAAGTGTTTCTTACAATACTCGAGTACCTTCGAGAGTGTTCTCGCATCGACCGCAGGTACTGGAATGAAAGCGTCGACTGGATTGGTGTCTTCTAGAACGTACTGGATGGTTCTGGACTGGAGAGCAACAGCACGGTCGATTATAAAGAGTTCGCCATCTGAGCTCCTGAGTGTCACCTTCTTGGTGAAAGCCATTGATGAAATCCTCTTGCCGTGTCGTGTTCCTTCTTggaacttttttgttttttttttttttttgatgaattgATCGATGAAGCTTCCGAAGCAAGGATCTTGAATTTAACGGGTCACGATGAAGAAGAATTTCAATTGATGTAGCATTTTTCTTATTTCGGATTTGACGGAAAGGAACTCTAGATGAGGATGGAGTACGTGGTATGTATGGAATAAATatgggaaaattgtgtttttggCCCAGctaggcccaaaaattaatgtATGGTCCATATAAGTTTCATATTTAAGCCAACACCCAATGAAAGAGTGGAAATTGAGAGTaaggatattgtctttaaaaaatccctaaaacgCCCTTtactattaaatgaaaaaagtaaccACTCACCTCACCTTTCTCATTCTCTATTTGACTCTTTTACCCTTCTCTCATctaacttgaattatttttctttctcaaatatgaaagatggttaaaaattattattatcaaatatatttttgaagtgaataacttttaaatacctcatcaaatattattattttttttcaaacttacataatatataataaatattttgtaaatatattgaaaacttacataatatatagtaaatatcattctttattttaaacttatattatttctcatatatattaaataatttttaaacacctcataaaatatttgtattatttgtttactccaacttgtaaattagatatcatcaaatattatatttttttaaaatttatagaacatataataaatactttttaaatacctcataaaatattattaatttttttttttctaacttgcaaattagacacatggtgtttattattttttcaaaaattatgtaaacactcacatgcatatatataatattaatcaagaagacaatatttttaagactaatttaccaaccttccaataattttgaaagtgtaaatagggtaattggccgaattaaagtcttcaaaaatattcaaaatttatcaattccaaaattacctaattgctctccacactaatcctaaatattttttaataaagatttaaatatttaaaaccattaaataaatactttcttattaaagcaattttttcaaagtaatatgataaaaatcatgaaatcttcaaaactataattacaacaaatatttttaattttaaaactaatttcataatttaaattaatgatttaaaaaaataaaaatattataaaaataatttttatttatttataattccatttaaatatgatttttttaatctctattgataacaatgaaattatgtttataaagacaaaatagtaaaaatatatatttcatttagtttacttataatgaacaattctaacataatttattttaattttatttcctatgtgttaatttttgtagggaatgtcttaataacatagtttggtaaaagaagaaaaaaaaactatcaataatcgtcttaatgtcaaattcaagttatttaaaaattgtataaaacctattaggagccttgtacacccttgtacacttagcacattttccttatacagttagtgtaatacccttgtacaatgacacaaatttcatatttttcataagttatatgttcatgtaggtgtattaataatattttcaatggtttggttaagaaaatgatggatgacttaggatcaactttttttttttcccaaatatcattattagggaaaatattagaattttcatgtgagagttaaataaaatgcatgacataggtatacaatccttgggtgacaaggaaaataaaaaagtggtttagaattgattaaattaattcacaaagggtaatcttgtacacttttgtacaattagtacatttctcgttagtgtaatacccttgtacaatgacacaaattttatatcCCTCCTAAGTTAAGTATCCACATAAGAGTGTTTAACTATATTTCCAATGAtttagttgagaagatggtAGATGATTTAAGGTCAAAaaattttttctccaaatattattattaggaaaaatattggaatttccatgcaggaattaaataaagtgcatgacatatgtgtacaattcatgagtgataaaaaaaataaaggaatgactcataatcgattataatatttcacaaatggtagccttgtacacctttgtacacttagtacatttcccttgtacagttagtgtaatacaattgtacaatgatgcaataaatgaataaataaaatttattatttttttattttcatataaaaaaaatagtattaaacaaggttttcaattttcattttaaaaaatacttttcattttttaattaaaaatattttcaaaaagagacaatatagaaaataaaaattatttttaaaaataaaaaataaaaactagaaaaatattttaaaaccaaactcaaatataatctatataattattaactacttgtttttatctaaaataagtaaatatacctttcaaccattttatataagaaaaattcaatctctattatgtattgatataatccacttctaaaattaggtcatatgaaaacattttaattgagtacttaaaataaaaactttccatccatcctctttctttctttttctttttcttattttaataaattttcaattaattcaaatcattaaaataaattcttaataaacaaatttgtaacatttcatataacttattactaaaagtcatgttcaaaaagttattaaaataaggaagaaagaagattaaaaaaaattaaactttttattttataatagtaaattttttttaaaaatactttttaatataaaaaaaataaaatagtgaatatatttattttaaatagtattttaatcattaaattatttacttctaaaatataaaagataaaaataaatgtaaaatgtaatttttatttatttaaattaatatttttttagaaagtattttccaaaatagtctttgaatcattaatataatttttgtttatttataatttaaaaataaaaaaataatattgatttttcaattatttataaaagagtttaaaaaaataatgaaaaatctaaaaatggttaaataagaaagaatagtgACATGTGAAGGgtggtagaataaagacaaaaatgagtcaaatgaGGTATTTTTGTCTAGTCCCATCTCATATCCTTGTGATCAATTATGGGTGTTTGATGGActctttattaattatcaaaatcaAATGGGTCTAAAGCCCAATTCTCCTAATAAATAATTGTAGCGTAGAACAGATCATAtgaaaaattcttattttattattaacttgatattgaagtttaattaaaattttgggaactgtcacaaacttgaaaatattaaaaaaaaaaaaagaaaattctccTAATAAATAATTGTAGCGTAGAACAGATCATAtgaaaaattcttattttattattaacttgatattgaagtttaattaaaattttgggaactttcacaaacttgaaaatattaaaaaaaaaaaagaagaaatagaaatattatTGAAACAAATGACCTATTAGAATTTATATTGATGGGAATTTCTTGATAATTGGAAATTATTGTATGTAAGGGtgtaagaaaaatggaaaaaaccaacaaattaatctaaactaaccaaaatcagttttcaataataaaaaaggttGGTTCGGTTTTAGATTTGCTTGTCTTCTAAaccataaaaatcaaatcaaaccattattttaaaacttatagataattgtttgatattggataaggtttttttttttttttttttaatatatatatatatatatatatatatatatatatatatatatatatatattaagttctattaaagtaatttttgtttttattcaaataattttctacaaaaataaaaaaataataaatatagtaTTAGAaggacataaaaaaaaatttaggaagaaaataaaaataatatgtaaaCTATTTAGAAGAAATTTAAAGAACTCAACAATGGgctttaacaaattttaatacAACTCTAGGGCTTAAAAAGGAAGTTTGAAGACTTTAAAAACCataatttattaagaaatagcatatattaaaaaacaactagtaaaagaagaaaaatttgttaacAACTATTATTCTACTGGAAACTGatcctcttttatatatatctatgtatattgtaaataatattaactagtaaaaataaaactacGATTCAAACATTAATGATTATGTTAGTTAAATTCTTATGTCACATGTTTCCTTCAGAAAATTGTAGTTGGTTGTTCATATCTTTTCTTGTATTGTTTGTAGATTTGTAATGTTGTCGCTGTTGTTAAGATATTAAATGCTACACTTGCGATCCCACATCTTGAAGTGAATCCTGTTTGGCGGGATTCggagtagtttttttttttcaagcatCTACTTACTTTTTTCATAAACCTTACTAGTTTTATTAATGTCCTGAAGGATGATATTTCCATCTCTTGGAGCACAAGGGAGCATTATGCTACAGGTATTCGAGCTACCAGAATTAAAACAGCACCTGTTCATGCTTCAGCTAAATGGAATCTGGAGAATGTCTTACCTATGCTAGAGAGGCTGGTAGTTACGTTGGCCTTCTGCTTTAGATTTAGAGTTGAGTTGTTTTTTGAACTTTGGGATCAAAAAAACTTTTGTTCTGAATTAAGTTTAAGCATGATCATTAAGTGGATGTGTTGTTCTTTTGAAGTAAACATAGATCCTAATTACTTAAGCCTTCATATaaatcttaaattaaaatttaggtAACGTATACATGAAATCATTCATTTGATTGTTGATATTTTTCGATATTTTAATCtgaacataaaatttaaatccatGTCTTATCCTATATATATTCCATCTTTTTTAAGCCTAATAaggtgaaataaaaaaaatgatagtctATAGAAATAATTAGAGATGTATAAtggttgaaaaaatattttaaaattaataataatttataaaatatctattcaaaagataattttaaaatatatatgccatattgaaattttcttttgaaaaatgctttctttttaaaaatatataattttttatttgactcctcttaaaagcatgataaattaaaattattttttaactattatagttatatatatatatatatatagcattagaagttaagaaaatagaaaaattagagATACCGTGTTTGGCACGCTCGGTTAAAGAATGTGGAAGTAGCATCCTCCTTCATCTTAAGATTCCATGAAGATTATCATGACATTTAGACAAGTAGTTTTGCAACAGCTTTGgaactttgaattattattgtttagACCTGGAGCTATAAGGAATATGGAGGAACTTCAAGACCCAAGAAAGGTTTGCTATGCTTCCTCAGTTTGTGGCCAAAgtaatctatatttaaaaaaaaggaaccaAAATAGTGGATATTTGAAGATAATTGCCAAAGTAGTATTTGAATCCATATCATCATCCATTGACTTTTCTACCCATGTAATCATTTATGtgggttttttttaatataaaaaatcattagatgtggttttaaaagtttcaatttttattggttaatattatgattttaaaattatttttaaaatcttctttatcataataattctaaaatcacAACTGgaccatgaaaaatattttgagaggGGCACTatcctcacttttttttttcttctgggaTTATTTTGGACTTAAACTCCTTCCTTATCTCCTATGCTTCCATGTCTCTATGTTCTTGCCTTACTCTATTGTAATATAGTATTAGTATGTCTGTCCTGCAGGTGACTCATGGCACTGATTGGTTCAGTTCTCTTATGCCTTTCCTATCAGCAGGTTCCTGCATCTTTCTCCTTAAGCTCATCAGATGAATCAGTCATTTTCGTGCTTGCAGAAGTTATCTACATTTCTGCTCTTCAAAGGATACGCATGTTTAGCAGGGGTGTGACATCTTACTTGTACTAAGCTTAGTATGTTAAAGAATGTAATGTTGATATTAAATTACTAATATTCTTTGTGTGAATTCATAGGCTTTGATTGTTTTCAACCAAGttcatctt contains the following coding sequences:
- the LOC100243632 gene encoding SKP1-like protein 1B, with translation MAFTKKVTLRSSDGELFIIDRAVALQSRTIQYVLEDTNPVDAFIPVPAVDARTLSKVLEYCKKHLIDLNTDFDYSEWDKDFVDVEVRMLYDLIMAADYLNIPPLIDLICDKIASLFKGQTPEKIREIFNIENDFSKEEEEDFKKKSGWAFK